In the genome of Cryptomeria japonica chromosome 8, Sugi_1.0, whole genome shotgun sequence, one region contains:
- the LOC131038438 gene encoding protein NRT1/ PTR FAMILY 5.10 has protein sequence MEELLSPDEFVKDGSVDLHGHSVIRARTGTLKASPFIIGVEIAERFAHAGIQSNLITYLTNVLHESTASAASNVNIWSGVQSMLPFLGAFVADSYLGRYWTIIVCSLVYLLGLILVTLSASLRSLKSHFKIGLFYFSLYLVALGQGGHKPCLQAFGADQFDDENPKEKKHKSSFFNWWYFVTCLGTLSGFTVLTYIQDNIGWGVGFGIPAVTMTMALLLFLCGTRFYRNKPPSGSPLTRIIHVFVASFFKRNASIPFREQNQLASIQEVEVLKTESRRQLLQTDKFGFLDKATIEDELDFECKTTRNWRLCTVQQVEEVKLILGMLPIWMTCLMYGVVFAQSSTFFTKQGSTMDRKIGRHFVIPSASMQLFTSISIMVLVPVYDRIFVPIAKRLSGNERGITLLQRIGAGMFFSALSMIVAAGIETQRVKVAKDNGLIDKPSATVPMSVFWLLPQYVLFGMADVFTVVGMQEYFYDQMPDTMKSLGIAVSMSVIGVGSFLSSFLILVVEKITCTNEEQCWFANNLNKAHLDYFYWLLASLSLLNLGIFMTLASCYKYKKAAATAREHST, from the exons ATGGAAGAACTTCTCTCACCGGACGAATTTGTTAAAGATGGATCAGTGGATCTCCATGGCCACTCTGTTATCAGAGCTCGTACTGGAACATTGAAGGCATCCCCTTTTATAATTG GGGTGGAGATTGCAGAGAGGTTTGCTCATGCTGGTATACAGTCAAATTTGATAACTTATCTCACAAATGTTTTGCATGAAAGCACTGCCAGTGCTGCAAGCAATGTGAACATATGGTCAGGGGTGCAATCCATGTTGCCCTTTTTGGGAGCTTTTGTTGCAGATTCATATTTGGGTCGTTACTGGACAATCATTGTTTGTTCACTCGTCTATTTGCTT GGGCTAATCTTGGTGACTCTATCGGCCTCTCTCAGGAGTCTCAAATCGCATTTCAAGATTGGGTTGTTTTACTTTTCACTTTACTTGGTTGCTTTGGGACAAGGGGGTCACAAGCCATGCCTACAGGCCTTTGGTGCGGACCAGTTTGATGATGAGAACCCAAAAGAGAAGAAGCACAAAAGTTCATTCTTTAACTGGTGGTATTTTGTTACTTGCTTGGGAACCCTTTCAGGATTCACTGTGCTCACGTACATCCAAGATAATATCGGATGGGGTGTGGGATTTGGCATTCCTGCCGTTACCATGACAATGGCACTTCTTCTGTTCTTGTGTGGGACTAGGTTTTACAGAAACAAACCGCCTAGTGGAAGCCCTCTCACTCGAATCATCCATGTGTTTGTTGCATCATTCTTCAAGCGGAATGCCTCTATTCCTTTCCGAGAACAAAATCAGTTAGCTTCAATTCAAGAAGTAGAGGTTCTGAAGACAGAGTCAAGAAGACAACTATTGCAAACAGACAAGTTCGG GTTTCTTGACAAAGCaacaattgaagatgaattagactttgaaTGCAAAACTACACGCAATTGGAGACTTTGTACAGTTCAacaggttgaagaggtaaaacttATTCTAGGAATGTTACCTATATGGATGACATGTTTGATGTATGGCGTTGTCTTTGCACAGTCCTCAACGTTTTTCACAAAGCAGGGCAGCACAATGGATAGGAAAATTGGTCGACATTTTGTGATACCTTCTGCAAGTATGCAGCTTTTTACTAGCATATCTATTATGGTATTGGTCCCTGTCTATGATCGCATCTTTGTTCCCATTGCAAAAAGATTATCAGGGAATGAGAGAGGTATAACATTGCTCCAAAGGATAGGCGCTGGAATGTTTTTTTCTGCACTTTCAATGATTGTTGCTGCAGGGATAGAAACTCAAAGGGTCAAGGTAGCAAAGGATAATGGATTGATAGACAAACCCTCTGCAACAGTCCCGATGAGCGTTTTTTGGCTACTTCCACAATATGTACTTTTTGGCATGGCTGATGTGTTTACAGTGGTAGGAATGCAAGAATACTTTTATGATCAAATGCCAGACACAATGAAAAGCTTGGGTATTGCTGTCTCTATGAGTGTTATAGGAGTTGGTAGTTTCCTCAGTAGTTTCCTAATTTTGGTCGTTGAGAAGATTACTTGCACAAACGAGGAGCAATGCTGGTTTGCAAACAACTTGAACAAAGCTCATTTAGATTATTTTTATTGGCTTCTAGCTTCTTTGAGTCTACTCAACCTGGGCATCTTCATGACCTTAGCCAGCTGCTACAAGTACAAAAAGGCTGCAGCTACTGCCAGAGAACATTCTACCTAA